The nucleotide sequence gttatgaatgaaACAGCACACCCAACATACAAATGTTATGACACAAACACATGCGTAGGTGCcaacataaaatatacagGGGGATGTTTAATGtatgttaactttttttttaaattcaatattggattaggcatttatcttccatctcacctgatggGAAGTGACGATGAAGAAGTAGATGTTACATGCCTTTCCAAGAGATACCCATTTATTCTACTTCTGATGATGGCGTAAGAAAACTATTAATTATGTTTGGATCGCGTTATCATTTTGCACGAAGAGTTTGGATGCAAACTGCTTCAATAATCTGTACAGTGAGCAACACAGAAAAACATACCACACACCTACCTACTTATGGTATACTTTTATATGTGTTCCACTGTACCATATTCCTCTTAAcacaatttgttaatttatttctctCCAACAAAACATAGCTAAGTTGACGTTTGTCTAATTAAGTATGCCTTTTTTTCAATGCTCATCATATGAAGACAATTTTTTACTGGCAACAATTTGAttagcttattttttttttcgtataattataattatttttaaagtgccCTCTTTCCCTTAAACTTTTTACAACCCGAACTATACCATTGTGGCTAGCTAGACACACTACGTTTTTTACGCGCGAAAAACTACCACCGTTCCCCATTTCATCATAACTTGAAACGGGACACCGCTACTTTATCGCGCGTCAAAAAACCTAATCACAgcgcagaaaaaaaatatacttttaaatttaataaattaatttcctcACCTCACATGTACAGGGTGATGTTGCGTTTGCAATGCCAGCGACGCCATGAGCGACGTGCCCGGCGCGTCTTCGAACACCGGATTGTCCATGCTGTATCCAGAGGGTGGAGGCGATTTGCATTTCTTCATCGCTGCCAATTTCTTCATGAGACTGACCCCGGTGGATATAGAAGACTTTTCGCCTTTCGACTTCTCCTTTGACTGCaattttgatacatacatacatataatcacgtctatatcccttgcggggtagacagagccaacagtcttgtaaagactgataggccacgttcagctatttggctttaagatagaattgagattcaaatagagacaggttgctagcccgtcgcctaaataagaatcccaagtatgtaagcttatcccttagtcacctttaacgacatccatgggaaagagatggagtggtcccattcttttttgtattgatgccgggaaccacacgacaactttgatattgatataaaatcaaaatttgtatCAATTATGGATGGCCAAGCGACCGGAGCGGAGCGAGGTCTACCAATCAATTTGggtcttaaatttttttttgtatgtatgtttgtaatgccgataactttcgaaccgttggtctgattttgataaataaaatgggTGAAGTTGTGTGCGTGTGTCTATAGAATTTTCAAGTTCTTAGGACATCAAATTCGGTTGAGTGGTTTTTGAGAGTCCACGATGTTAAATTCGCGGCGAACGACTACTTATGGAACATTTCTAACATCACTTAAAAATTGTCACATCTTTTTTGATTTCACAACTTTAATGGTTGatataattactttaattacTTAGAGCTAATTTTAGTGCCATACCCAAACCGTTAGTGCAGAAGAAGTggcaacaaactgcactgcagcattttctttattgaTCAATTTTTACATCTTTAGTAATTTCAGgacccaatccaagatcatAGTCAAAGgcgaaccccgggctcctctccggaTACctaggtgaggatgtaacccgGAATATCGGAAACATTTAAATCAACTCACTTTATCAGATCTGGGCGTGCTTTGTTGAGGCTGGGCCGATTGCGAGTTCCACGGGTAGGTCAGGGGTTGTTGACctgaaagtaaaatataaaataaaaaaatatatgtacattgttcatacatataatcacgtctatatcccttgcggggtagacagagtcaacagtcttaaaaagactgataggccatgttcagatgtttggcgtaatgatagcattgagattaaaataacgataagttgctagcccatcgcctaaaagaagaattacaagtaaataagcctatcccttagtcgccttttacgacatccgacaatataatatattttataataaatacttatattgataaGTACCCAACTCATCATACCcttctggccgggattcgaacccgggacctccggtgtcacagacaagcctACTACCACTGCGtcacatatgtatttatttatatcacaaTTTACTTGTcatcacttttatttatatattgttaagTTATAATACGTGAACACTAAAACACAACGAGAAACCATCCGACGGAAACAACAGAGCGAAAACTCAACTAATATTCAAAATGTGAtacaaagtttgtttgtttgttctttcttcacgcgttatccaTTGAATCAATCTTCTTGAgattttgcgtatatataattaatagtcTGAAGAAGTCTTATGTACTTCGTCCCGGTAAAACCTATAGTTCCCgtaggatttgcgaaaaaacatgtattcttttgtaaattggcgctaaattcgcgcgggggGAAATACGAGTAAAATCATTTATTGtgaacaatttcttttttcgtAGATAAATCTGATAGAATTCACTAAacgttttatattaatattgacTGGCAAACAGATTTCGTTTTAGGGAGAAGGAAGTCGCAgagaaaatttttgaatatataaaatcctaatattattaaagctAACGTTTATAAGAGCTTGTGTTTGTTGCGCCTTCACGCAGAATCTACTGAAgtgatttgatgaaatttggtacacgggGGTaaatccgtactaatattataaatgcgaaagtctgtctgtctgtctgtctgtctgtctgtctgttcctctttcacggccgaaccactgaaccgattttgatgaaatttggtatgtatatagtttaaaacccgcgttcaaacataggctactttttttttcaaaaatcgacccccaaaattgtcaaatggggggttgaaagtttgtatgaaaatcatcgttccgctttcacgcttgaaccgctgaaccgattataatgaaatttggtatgtatatagttaaagacccgcgttcaaacataggctactttttttttcaaaaatcgaccccctaaatagtcaaatgggggattgaaagtttgtatgaaaatcatcgttccgctttcacgcctgaaccgctgaaccaattttgatgatatttggtatgtatatagtttaaaacccgcgttcaaacataggctacgttttttttcaaaattcgacccccaaaatactcaaatggggggatgaaagtttgtatgaaaatcatcgttccgctttcacgcctgaaccgctgaaccaattttgatgaaatttggtatgtatatagtttaaaacccgcgttcaaacataggctacgttttttttttaaaaaatcgacccccaaaatactcaaatggggggatgaaagtttgtatgaaaatcatcgttccgctttcacgcctgacccgctgaaccgattatgatgaaatttggtatgtatatagtttaaaacccgcgttcaaacataggctacgtttttttttcaaaaatcgacccccaaaatactcaaatggggggatgaaagtttgtatgaaaatcatcgttccgctttcacgcctgacccgctgaaccgattatgatgaaatttggtatttatatagtttaagatccgcgttcaaacatagcctttttttgtttttcaaaaatctacCCCCAAAGTATtcaaaatcatcgttccgctttcatgcctgaaccgctgaactgattttgatgaaatttaatatgtatatagtttaagaatcgcgttcaaacatagactactttttttggaaaatcgacctccaaaatagtcaaatgggggggtgaaagtttgtatgaaaatcatcgttcggctttcacgcctgaaccgctgaaccgattttaatgaaatttgaaatgcatatAGACTAAgatacgcgttcaaacataggctactttttttttcaaaaattgacccccataatagtcaaatggggggttgaaagtttgtatgaaaatcatcgttccgctttcacgcctgacccgctgaaccgattttgatgaaatttggtatttatatagttaaagacccgcgttcaagtaaaggctacgttttttttgaaaaatcgaccccctaaatagtcaaatgggggattgaaagtttgtatgaaaatcatcgttccgctttcacgcctgaaccactgaaccaattttgatgaaatttggtatgtatttagtttaaaacccgcgttcaaacataggctacgtttttttttcaaaaatcgacccccaaaatactcaaatgggggggtgaaagtttgtatgaaaatcatcgttccgctttcacgcctgacccgctgaaccgattttgatgacatttggtatttatatagtttaagacccgcgttcaaacataggctattttttttttcaaaaatcgacccccaaagtaTTCCAagtcatcgttccgctttcacaccTGAACcgctggactgattttgatgaaatttaatatgtatatagtttaagaatcgcgttcaaacataggctactttttttcgaaaatcgacctccaaaaaagtcaaatggggggtgaaagtttgtatgaaaatcattgttcggctttcacgcctgaaccgctgaaccgattttaatgaaatttgaaatgcatatagatatacgcgttcaaacataggctactttttttctaaaatcgacctccaaaaaagtcaaatgggggggtgaaagtttgtatgaaaatcatcgttcggctttcacgcctgaaccgctgaaccgattttaatgaaatttgaaatgcatatagattaagatacgcgttcaaacataggcgaagccgcgggcaaaagctagtagcTTATAAAACCCCGGGGCGCAGTTAGTCTCTTTACAAACGTGTAGTTgacatgtggttcccggcactaatagaaataaatgtcGACGACTCCACTTCCTTCCATAAGTACAGCacataagtactttttatcccgaaatgcccacgggaaagaggcgtgattttatgtatgtatgtaggtatgtatgtatgcccaCGGAAGCCAAGACCCGAGATTCAGCTTGTGgttttacaaacataattttaaatgaaaaaaaaaatgatctgACTGAATTATTGTACGTCTTGTGAAGACAGATCACATTGACACGAACAGTTTTGTATCATCTATTCTACCTGTGTTTCCGCAATAAAGAGATTTGAAGTAGACCTTACCAATGGCTAGAGGTGACTGCGCCCGGGGCGGCGCGTCGGGCGGCGGCAATGCGTTGTTGCTGCTCGCGGCCCCGGACGATGACGTCACCGGTTTCGAGACAGCCGCCGTTACCGTCGCCTGCTGAttgcaatatatatatatatataaactagctgttaaATTTCGAATTGAATCTACAATTGGTGAAGGTTATAattaaatcggtttagtacttttggagataagcgtgatcatacagtcagatacagacagacaaaatatgtaaaaaaaaattaccgttttattatatgtagtattttaattttgagtttttttaataaagtttgtgaaccgattttgatgaaataaactttaaatgtttttctgtgTTAAAACTAAGCAATTGGtgagttttaagtaaatcggttcagtaggtACTTTCGTAAATAAgggtgatcatacatacagacagacagacagataaaaaattcaaaacaaaatttttgctttctattatttattctaagtgtccctctattcATTTCAgccaaaaatactaaatgtacagacaaaatatttttactgttttgttatatgtatagatatagattattgattttttgtaaatacttaattgtacataggtacatatattcacgtctatatacagtcacatatcccatgcgggatagacagagccaacagtcttaaaaagactgataggccacgttcagctgtttggcttaatgatattacTGTACATCTGTTTAGCATTTATTCACCTTGTGGTTGTGCCTGTGAGCCGCAGAGGGCGTGTGCGGAGTGAGATAGTTCCCGGGGAACACGCCGCAGCGCTGCGATCGCTCGCCGCAACCCTTGTACCAGCCGTCGCGGCAGCGCTCCGTCACAGTATATATACCTGAAAATTGTTTACAATCAAtttgtatgaatgtaaaatttattaatatttcggGAAAGGTCTGAGTGGGAAGACttctagacgaacgtatcttgatcaaattaaggacgtcctggtcaggtcaaaagtactcgaaaccgccgagcttgcatgaagagagttatgaatgtggatgaagcgaaggaagtatgcagagatcgtggcgagtgggaagaggtagtctctgcctacccctccgggggagaggcgtgatgtatgtatgtatataaaccaGAAGAGTCCCCAGCACTCACAGCCCTTCCTGAGCTCCAGCTCGTCGGGCTTCTGCGGGCGGTAGGGGTACAGCGCCACGTAGGCGGCCGGCAGCGCGCGCTCGctgctgcgcgcgcgccgcccgcgccgctcCGGCGTGCGCGCCAGCAGCGATGTGGCCACTATCTCCGCCGAGTGCCTGcacattatatattatatgatatttttcttgggatccttttttaggcgatgggctagcaacctgtcactagcagaatttcaattctatcgttaagccaaatagctgaacgtggccattcagtcttttcaagactgttggctctgtctaccccgcaagggatatagacgtgaccatatgtatgtatgtatatttttctgCCAGTGTCGTGTTTAGACAGATAGTCATAGAATAGGAATTATAATCTTTGTGGCATTTATGAAAAGTACCCGACGACATTctatggagaggagcccggggcatgcctttgaccatggatcccggattaggtgagtcaaattgatacatggccgaggtgggttttgaacctgtgcctttctgggCACCACGCACCTTTTACCGGGCACCGACTCGACTCGACCACCGACGGTCATTATAtagtaactagctgtgcccgcgacttcgaccgcgcggaataattattttgggcatcattgaagccctcaaggatgaataattttccctgttttttattacatattccattattactctgctccttatagttgcagcgtgatgttatatagctcgataaatggtctattcaacgcaatagttgcagcgtgatgttatatagcctaaagccttccttgataaatggtatattcaacgcaaaaagaatttttcaattcgaaccagtagttcctgagattagcgcgttcaaacaaacaaactcttcagttttataatattagtatagatatatatctCAACCAATAACATACAATACAACCATACCTGTTTTGTGAACTCCGATCCCCCTGCAAATGCGTCGCCGGCGTCAAACTGTGTCTTTTGTCTCTGTGGTGTTCCCTGTGACCCCTCGACGACGCATAGTTCCCGTCTTCCCCGTGGGAGGGCGACAGCATCGCTTGCAATCTCAATCCGAAATTGAGCAACTGGAAATCAGGCCCACTACTCCTCAAGTTCTTAGACGAAGATGGAACATCCAATCTAGTGTCATTATTGCTTGCACCTTCCTGATTTTCCGTTTGAGTCTGCGACGAGTTACTAGCGACGGACGCGTTCAATTTTGGACTCTCCGCCGGCGGCAGACTAACATTCAACGACGTATTCGTCGCTGTAGAACTCTCATTCAAACTTAACACTCCCATGGAAGCATTAAGCGAAGATTCCGCTTCATTATTGGTTTCCTCCTCTTGATTTTGAGCTACGACTGTTTGATTCCTCTCCGTGTTGTTATCTGGCGAACTGGGTAAGCTTGGTTCGGCGCTCTCGCACGTGCTAGTATCGGAGCTAGTGTTGGGCGTAGTTGTCGAACTGACGCCGACAGATGGCGTGTTCATGCTGGAACTCGAGTCCGAAGACACATTAGCGACAGTCGCGGGAAAGTGTTCAGCTCGCACGTTCTGGTAAGTCTCCACTTTGTGCACCGGTGTGGAGTTGAACTCGTATTTGGCCGTGCGCAACCTGTCGTAGTTCTCGGGTATTCTGGACACGCTCTGGACTCCCACAGTGCCCTGGTGCGCCTTGATATGCATGTTGGTGAAGTGGATGAGGTCCAGCGAGTGTTTGGCGGGCTCCCCCACGGTCCTGGGGGCGGCCGGGGGGTTCCCGTGGTAGCTGGGCTGCGACTGGCTCATGGCCACCACGTTCTGGTAGTTCCCCTGGACGCTGCTCGGTGTGGACATCGTCATCTGTTGGTAGCGATGGGAGTgctgaaaaattaaacatatgtacatacataaatacatgcaTAGTGAAGCCCTCAAGTGGCTCACAAACGCAAACATTAATTTCACTGAAGCTCTTATCTTCTCCGATTCTCAGTCATCCCTCAAGGCCATTCAAGACCGCAGCAATACTGACCCATTAGTTAATCGAATCCACCACCTCAACTCCTTCCTTTCATCCACCCATACAACAGTTAAATTTGTCTGGTCTAAGGCTCATGTTGGCATAGTGGGGAATGAGATAGCAAATGTTGCGGCTAAGGAGGCCGCTGAGAAGAAAACCGCAACGCTGCTAAATCATTTCCCGCTCTCACACGCTAAGCGACTCCTGCGCCTGCGCACTCTGGACGCTTGGCAGTGCAAATATGAGTCGGCCCCACAAGGGTCCATCACTAAGTCCTTCTTTCACTCCATCACCGAAATAGCCCAATTCCGCAATTACGTCAAACTCTCTTTCCCTATCACCCAAATTTTGTCTGGACATGGCTATCATAAAACCTACctccacaaatataaaataactgagGACGATCGTTGTCCTTGTGACGACGTGACTCCTCAGGATGTCCACCATCTCCTGGAATCCTGTCCTATATTTCACAATAGCCGAGAGAAATACCTAATGATGTGCCTCAGGAAGAAAATAGAGCCATTGAACTTCAAAGTCTTGTCAAAATGCGAAAAGACCACAAAACATCTAATATCACACATTAACAACATAGTAACCCACCTAAAAAGGATCAATGGCACCTGATTTCCCATACTAGCTCGAAATATTTAGCGACGATGAGGTTTAACCAAGCAATATATTTCccacaaaacaatttaacatacaaaaaataaaaatacatacatagttacgtctatatcctttgcagggtagacagaaccaatagtctttgaaaagtctgataggccttgttcagctgtttggctttatgatagaattgagattcaaatagtgacaggttgctagcctatcgcctaaaagaagaatcccaagttatcataaagatatcacgacatccatgggaaaaagaagtggtcctattctatttttttattggtaccgggaaccacacggcattgaaAACGTTTGAATAACTCTTTTAAAGCTTGAAtaggttacaaacaaactataataacctcactttcgcatttatagtaCCTATTATTTGTGATAACTGCATGATGTTCAAATTGAGTAATGATGTATGCTGTAGTACCTGTCCGTGATGCCTGTGTTCAGACTGTCCAGCCCGGGCCAGCTCCGCGGGCACTGGAGGCGCCAAACGGTTCACGGGCGGGCTGAAAGttcacacaattttttttattatatactagctgttgcccgcgatt is from Amyelois transitella isolate CPQ chromosome 21, ilAmyTran1.1, whole genome shotgun sequence and encodes:
- the LOC106137218 gene encoding E3 ubiquitin-protein ligase SH3RF3 isoform X1 — protein: MDEGLLNDLLECSVCLERLDTSSRVLPCQHTFCLKCLKVIVESHKELRCPECRILVEAKLEELPPNVLLMRILEGMKNSAPRKISTGQRTQRTHLQQVGGQARDGKQLPPHARALYDYISKEPCDLSFKKGETVLLQKKLDPFWYQGECSGRTGMFPITYVQVVVPLPSPTALCKALYDFRMSAPDEEGCLAFDKGAIITVHRRVDENWAEGRLEQRVGIFPIAFVELNQSARQLMNSPPVNRLAPPVPAELARAGQSEHRHHGQHSHRYQQMTMSTPSSVQGNYQNVVAMSQSQPSYHGNPPAAPRTVGEPAKHSLDLIHFTNMHIKAHQGTVGVQSVSRIPENYDRLRTAKYEFNSTPVHKVETYQNVRAEHFPATVANVSSDSSSSMNTPSVGVSSTTTPNTSSDTSTCESAEPSLPSSPDNNTERNQTVVAQNQEEETNNEAESSLNASMGVLSLNESSTATNTSLNVSLPPAESPKLNASVASNSSQTQTENQEGASNNDTRLDVPSSSKNLRSSGPDFQLLNFGLRLQAMLSPSHGEDGNYASSRGHREHHRDKRHSLTPATHLQGDRSSQNRHSAEIVATSLLARTPERRGRRARSSERALPAAYVALYPYRPQKPDELELRKGCIYTVTERCRDGWYKGCGERSQRCGVFPGNYLTPHTPSAAHRHNHKQATVTAAVSKPVTSSSGAASSNNALPPPDAPPRAQSPLAIGQQPLTYPWNSQSAQPQQSTPRSDKSKEKSKGEKSSISTGVSLMKKLAAMKKCKSPPPSGYSMDNPVFEDAPGTSLMASLALQTQHHPVHVRSGSCPSQLLRALPHTERVRHKERPALALQDHHVQIRAATEGPWQSQHRKSQSLDVSSAKRDKHHSQPVKERFRCIVPYPPNSEYELELKVDDIVIVSKKRGDGWYKGTLQRTGRTGLFPASFVQSCPQE
- the LOC106137218 gene encoding E3 ubiquitin-protein ligase SH3RF1 isoform X2; translated protein: MDEGLLNDLLECSVCLERLDTSSRVLPCQHTFCLKCLKVIVESHKELRCPECRILVEAKLEELPPNVLLMRILEGMKNSAPRKISTGQRTQRTHLQQVGGQARDGKQLPPHARALYDYISKEPCDLSFKKGETVLLQKKLDPFWYQGECSGRTGMFPITYVQVVVPLPSPTALCKALYDFRMSAPDEEGCLAFDKGAIITVHRRVDENWAEGRLEQRVGIFPIAFVELNQSARQLMNSPPVNRLAPPVPAELARAGQSEHRHHGQHSHRYQQMTMSTPSSVQGNYQNVVAMSQSQPSYHGNPPAAPRTVGEPAKHSLDLIHFTNMHIKAHQGTVGVQSVSRIPENYDRLRTAKYEFNSTPVHKVETYQNVRAEHFPATVANVSSDSSSSMNTPSVGVSSTTTPNTSSDTSTCESAEPSLPSSPDNNTERNQTVVAQNQEEETNNEAESSLNASMGVLSLNESSTATNTSLNVSLPPAESPKLNASVASNSSQTQTENQEGASNNDTRLDVPSSSKNLRSSGPDFQLLNFGLRLQAMLSPSHGEDGNYASSRGHREHHRDKRHSLTPATHLQGDRSSQNRHSAEIVATSLLARTPERRGRRARSSERALPAAYVALYPYRPQKPDELELRKGCIYTVTERCRDGWYKGCGERSQRCGVFPGNYLTPHTPSAAHRHNHKATVTAAVSKPVTSSSGAASSNNALPPPDAPPRAQSPLAIGQQPLTYPWNSQSAQPQQSTPRSDKSKEKSKGEKSSISTGVSLMKKLAAMKKCKSPPPSGYSMDNPVFEDAPGTSLMASLALQTQHHPVHVRSGSCPSQLLRALPHTERVRHKERPALALQDHHVQIRAATEGPWQSQHRKSQSLDVSSAKRDKHHSQPVKERFRCIVPYPPNSEYELELKVDDIVIVSKKRGDGWYKGTLQRTGRTGLFPASFVQSCPQE
- the LOC106137218 gene encoding E3 ubiquitin-protein ligase SH3RF3 isoform X3, which codes for MDEGLLNDLLECSVCLERLDTSSRVLPCQHTFCLKCLKVIVESHKELRCPECRILVEAKLEELPPNVLLMRILEGMKNSAPRKISTGQRTQRTHLQQVGGQARDGKQLPPHARALYDYISKEPCDLSFKKGETVLLQKKLDPFWYQGECSGRTGMFPITYVQVVVPLPSPTALCKALYDFRMSAPDEEGCLAFDKGAIITVHRRVDENWAEGRLEQRVGIFPIAFVELNQSARQLMNSPPVNRLAPPVPAELARAGQSEHRHHGQHSHRYQQMTMSTPSSVQGNYQNVVAMSQSQPSYHGNPPAAPRTVGEPAKHSLDLIHFTNMHIKAHQGTVGVQSVSRIPENYDRLRTAKYEFNSTPVHKVETYQNVRAEHFPATVANVSSDSSSSMNTPSVGVSSTTTPNTSSDTSTCESAEPSLPSSPDNNTERNQTVVAQNQEEETNNEAESSLNASMGVLSLNESSTATNTSLNVSLPPAESPKLNASVASNSSQTQTENQEGASNNDTRLDVPSSSKNLRSSGPDFQLLNFGLRLQAMLSPSHGEDGNYASSRGHREHHRDKRHSLTPATHLQGDRSSQNRHSAEIVATSLLARTPERRGRRARSSERALPAAYVALYPYRPQKPDELELRKGCIYTVTERCRDGWYKGCGERSQRCGVFPGNYLTPHTPSAAHRHNHKQATVTAAVSKPVTSSSGAASSNNALPPPDAPPRAQSPLAIGQQPLTYPWNSQSAQPQQSTPRSDKSKEKSKGEKSSISTGVSLMKKLAAMKKCKSPPPSGYSMDNPVFEDAPGTSLMASLALQTQHHPVHVSAATEGPWQSQHRKSQSLDVSSAKRDKHHSQPVKERFRCIVPYPPNSEYELELKVDDIVIVSKKRGDGWYKGTLQRTGRTGLFPASFVQSCPQE
- the LOC106137218 gene encoding E3 ubiquitin-protein ligase SH3RF3 isoform X4, translating into MRILEGMKNSAPRKISTGQRTQRTHLQQVGGQARDGKQLPPHARALYDYISKEPCDLSFKKGETVLLQKKLDPFWYQGECSGRTGMFPITYVQVVVPLPSPTALCKALYDFRMSAPDEEGCLAFDKGAIITVHRRVDENWAEGRLEQRVGIFPIAFVELNQSARQLMNSPPVNRLAPPVPAELARAGQSEHRHHGQHSHRYQQMTMSTPSSVQGNYQNVVAMSQSQPSYHGNPPAAPRTVGEPAKHSLDLIHFTNMHIKAHQGTVGVQSVSRIPENYDRLRTAKYEFNSTPVHKVETYQNVRAEHFPATVANVSSDSSSSMNTPSVGVSSTTTPNTSSDTSTCESAEPSLPSSPDNNTERNQTVVAQNQEEETNNEAESSLNASMGVLSLNESSTATNTSLNVSLPPAESPKLNASVASNSSQTQTENQEGASNNDTRLDVPSSSKNLRSSGPDFQLLNFGLRLQAMLSPSHGEDGNYASSRGHREHHRDKRHSLTPATHLQGDRSSQNRHSAEIVATSLLARTPERRGRRARSSERALPAAYVALYPYRPQKPDELELRKGCIYTVTERCRDGWYKGCGERSQRCGVFPGNYLTPHTPSAAHRHNHKQATVTAAVSKPVTSSSGAASSNNALPPPDAPPRAQSPLAIGQQPLTYPWNSQSAQPQQSTPRSDKSKEKSKGEKSSISTGVSLMKKLAAMKKCKSPPPSGYSMDNPVFEDAPGTSLMASLALQTQHHPVHVRSGSCPSQLLRALPHTERVRHKERPALALQDHHVQIRAATEGPWQSQHRKSQSLDVSSAKRDKHHSQPVKERFRCIVPYPPNSEYELELKVDDIVIVSKKRGDGWYKGTLQRTGRTGLFPASFVQSCPQE